The Stratiformator vulcanicus genome has a segment encoding these proteins:
- a CDS encoding APC family permease, with the protein MTEPLQTLRRELGVGHATLLGLGSILGTGIFVSIALAAEAAGVWTLPAILLAGLLALCNALSSAQLAAAHPVSGGTYEYGYRLISPSAGFAAGWLFLCAKSASAATAALGFASYLIAITVPSTASPELNIGIAIGVTIALTILVARGIRRSAQVNAIIVGLTIFALLIYVFSFLPDALTGSPPENIDDPSSKFPGLQTFLFTTGFLFVAYTGYGRIATLGEEVREPRKTIPKAILTTLAVSAALYGGVTFVGLRIGLPVGDLHSASLTLSAEGAGSPVVAKIVAVGAMTSMLGVLLNLILGLSRVILAMGRRTDLPPVFGSVSSTDRSPVAATFAVGIIIAAISLVGDVKTTWSFSAVTVLLYYATTNIAALRLAADDRLYHPIFPAIGLIGCLTLAFAVPPSIWVIAIAVLAVGFILRTICNRLHTPDDK; encoded by the coding sequence GTGACCGAGCCGCTTCAGACGCTCCGCCGCGAGTTAGGAGTCGGGCATGCGACGCTGCTCGGCCTCGGGTCGATTCTCGGCACCGGGATTTTCGTCAGCATTGCACTTGCCGCGGAAGCAGCCGGCGTCTGGACGCTGCCCGCGATTCTCCTGGCCGGATTGCTCGCACTTTGCAACGCGTTAAGCAGCGCTCAACTCGCCGCCGCGCATCCGGTGAGCGGGGGCACCTATGAATACGGATATCGGCTGATTTCTCCGTCCGCCGGATTTGCGGCGGGGTGGCTGTTTCTGTGCGCGAAATCGGCTTCAGCGGCGACGGCGGCACTCGGGTTCGCGTCGTACCTCATCGCCATCACCGTCCCTTCGACAGCATCCCCCGAGTTAAACATCGGCATCGCGATCGGCGTCACGATTGCCCTGACGATCCTCGTCGCCCGTGGCATTCGACGATCTGCTCAGGTGAATGCGATCATTGTCGGCCTGACCATTTTCGCCCTGCTTATCTATGTATTCAGCTTCTTACCCGACGCCCTGACCGGATCGCCGCCGGAAAATATTGACGACCCCTCCTCCAAGTTTCCCGGCTTGCAAACGTTCTTATTTACCACCGGATTCTTGTTCGTCGCCTATACCGGCTACGGCCGCATTGCGACGCTCGGCGAAGAAGTGCGGGAGCCGCGAAAAACGATTCCGAAAGCGATTCTCACGACACTCGCTGTCTCAGCCGCGCTCTATGGAGGGGTCACCTTTGTCGGCCTGCGTATCGGCCTCCCGGTCGGAGACCTTCATTCTGCGTCGTTGACACTGTCGGCTGAGGGTGCCGGCTCTCCCGTTGTCGCCAAGATCGTTGCCGTTGGCGCGATGACCTCAATGCTGGGCGTACTTCTAAACTTAATTCTTGGCTTGTCACGCGTCATCTTGGCGATGGGACGTCGGACTGATCTGCCTCCCGTATTTGGCTCAGTCAGCTCGACTGATCGGAGTCCCGTGGCCGCGACCTTTGCCGTCGGCATCATCATCGCCGCGATTTCTCTCGTGGGTGATGTAAAAACAACGTGGTCATTCAGTGCGGTCACAGTGCTGCTTTACTATGCGACGACCAATATCGCCGCCCTAAGACTTGCCGCTGACGATCGGCTGTACCATCCGATTTTCCCGGCGATTGGGCTGATTGGTTGCCTCACTCTGGCCTTTGCCGTGCCCCCGTCCATCTGGGTGATCGCGATCGCCGTTCTTGCAGTCGGCTTCATCTTGCGAACGATCTGCAATCGACTCCATACACCGGATGACAAGTAG
- a CDS encoding sulfatase family protein: MRSALLILVLLAATTEGFAESDPRPNIVLILADDLGVGDLGCYNPESKIPTPHMDALATDGIRYTDAHSPSSVCTPTRYAILTGRYAWRSRLKQGVLWGYDRLLIEPGRPTIPSVLKNAGYRTAGIGKWHLGLQEYDSGEPDLKTDYSKPMTPGPTTVGFEHYFGIPASLDMPPYVWIEDEGLESPPTRDVARQERRWAGGAGFWRAGKAALKFDHADVLPRIGRRAAAYITKTAPDEDPFFLYVPLSAPHTPWLPLAENEGKSGAGWYGDFVTTCDDVVGEIMQSLRDSGTYDNTVIFLTSDNGAHWRPSDVDDFDHEANRKFRGMKADIHEGGHRVPLIVKLPLNVERPLENLAGTTCDCPVCLTDLAVSCADFGNAAFPKGFAEDSFRLKGAIKFFTTRAEVIHHSLDGMFAIRQGDWKLIDGLGSGGFTKPKRITPVEGEPQGQLYNLKDDPAETHNVWGDHPELVARLTARLNEIRDSGTSKSAE; this comes from the coding sequence ATGCGTTCAGCACTCTTGATTTTGGTTTTGCTCGCTGCCACAACTGAAGGTTTTGCAGAATCCGATCCGCGTCCGAACATCGTGCTGATCTTGGCCGATGACTTGGGGGTCGGAGACTTGGGTTGCTACAACCCGGAATCCAAGATTCCGACTCCGCACATGGATGCTCTGGCGACGGACGGCATTCGCTACACCGATGCCCATTCACCCAGCTCAGTTTGCACGCCGACGCGGTACGCCATTCTCACCGGTCGCTACGCGTGGCGATCACGTTTAAAGCAGGGCGTTCTTTGGGGCTATGACCGTTTATTGATTGAGCCGGGACGGCCGACGATTCCCTCTGTTCTTAAAAACGCTGGCTACCGAACTGCTGGGATCGGGAAGTGGCATCTTGGATTGCAAGAATACGATTCGGGAGAACCAGATTTAAAGACGGACTATTCGAAGCCAATGACACCGGGCCCCACCACTGTCGGGTTCGAGCACTACTTCGGGATTCCGGCATCGCTCGATATGCCGCCGTATGTGTGGATTGAAGACGAGGGCTTGGAAAGTCCGCCGACCCGCGACGTTGCTCGACAGGAACGGCGGTGGGCGGGAGGCGCCGGCTTCTGGCGTGCCGGCAAGGCCGCCCTTAAATTTGATCATGCCGATGTCTTACCTCGTATCGGTCGTAGGGCGGCGGCTTATATCACGAAGACCGCTCCTGACGAGGATCCATTTTTCTTGTATGTCCCCTTGTCGGCTCCGCACACTCCTTGGTTACCGTTGGCTGAAAACGAAGGAAAGAGCGGAGCGGGTTGGTATGGTGACTTTGTCACGACGTGCGACGATGTCGTCGGTGAGATCATGCAGTCACTCCGCGACAGCGGGACTTATGATAATACCGTAATTTTTCTCACGAGCGACAACGGTGCTCATTGGCGACCAAGCGATGTGGATGACTTTGATCACGAAGCGAACCGAAAATTTCGGGGGATGAAGGCCGATATTCATGAGGGTGGCCATCGCGTTCCGTTGATTGTGAAGCTACCTCTCAATGTTGAACGGCCACTTGAGAATCTGGCAGGAACGACGTGTGATTGTCCTGTCTGCCTGACGGACCTGGCCGTGTCATGCGCCGACTTTGGCAACGCTGCGTTTCCGAAGGGATTCGCGGAAGACTCATTCCGTCTCAAGGGGGCGATTAAGTTCTTCACAACGCGCGCGGAAGTGATTCATCATTCCTTGGACGGCATGTTCGCGATTCGCCAAGGGGATTGGAAGTTGATCGACGGGCTCGGTTCCGGCGGCTTTACGAAGCCGAAGCGAATCACACCAGTCGAAGGCGAGCCGCAGGGGCAGCTTTATAATCTGAAAGATGATCCCGCAGAGACTCATAATGTCTGGGGCGACCACCCAGAACTCGTCGCCCGTCTGACCGCACGGCTCAACGAGATTCGTGACAGCGGAACAAGTAAGTCCGCCGAGTAG
- a CDS encoding ABC transporter ATP-binding protein, with protein sequence MAKREVPIAGTFSRVWPYIWRYRKAAILSLFVAVLVSFFWGLNLSLTFPVVKVLLEGDSPDQYVHGKIERAELDRTQATARLTLIESQLSEFGTDLTAEQNDERVDLLLDQSKQQRRLSAAGQTLLIMNWVDAYVLPLLPADQFDLLAVIFLTLFITTVIKGICVFIQDVLVGTVIERTIMDLRKEMFRKTLALDYQTVAMRGTPELMSRFTNDMGQLSYGLQIIGGRVVREPLKAMACIVGAMCVSWRLTLLSMIVAPLAGFILYSIGKRLKKASHRVMESMSQIYKTLEETFDSMKVVIAFNGAPSHRRRFHHQNKSYYRKALKIVSIEAMTSPTTEALGFLAAFGALLPGAYLVLRGVDSIWGIKLASNRLDIAELSLLYGFLAGTLDPLRKLSSIYNKLKRSTAAADRIFGLMDSDSLLHEPTEPKRLPRLARQIEFKEVEFHYAVDSETVPPSHRRPVLDGIDLTVKAGEVVAVVGGNGSGKSTLLNLLPRFFDPTHGNVSIDGIDLRDVRLRELRDQIAMVTQETHLFDATIEENIRYGRPGATEAEVHEAARRAHVTDFLSNLAEGIKTPVGEKGRKLSGGQRQRIALARAILRDPAILILDEATSAVDANSEKLIQEAIGDFATGRTVFLITHSVSKTLLQFVTKVAVMQHGRLIGYGSHHQLLETCPAYRKSMKTQGEERAGNFEDAEATEAPHAEASAFDPEEIDSPIEETPVSSEPPHSPPMPKILSFDVARRVTGTDS encoded by the coding sequence ATGGCGAAGCGAGAAGTGCCGATTGCGGGAACTTTCTCCCGCGTTTGGCCTTACATCTGGCGATACCGCAAAGCGGCGATTCTTTCGCTGTTTGTCGCCGTACTCGTATCGTTCTTCTGGGGGCTCAATCTCTCACTGACCTTCCCGGTCGTGAAAGTCCTGCTCGAAGGCGACAGCCCCGATCAGTATGTCCACGGAAAGATCGAGCGAGCCGAACTCGATCGCACACAGGCGACGGCAAGACTCACGCTGATCGAATCGCAATTATCGGAGTTCGGTACCGATCTTACTGCGGAGCAGAACGACGAACGTGTCGACCTGCTGCTCGACCAGTCGAAGCAGCAGCGGAGACTCTCGGCGGCCGGTCAAACGCTCCTGATCATGAATTGGGTCGACGCATACGTGCTGCCGCTGCTACCGGCAGACCAGTTTGACCTGCTGGCGGTCATCTTTCTGACACTATTTATCACAACGGTCATCAAGGGCATTTGTGTCTTCATCCAGGACGTGCTCGTCGGCACCGTGATCGAACGCACGATCATGGATCTGCGGAAGGAGATGTTCCGCAAGACGCTTGCGCTCGACTATCAGACGGTCGCGATGCGCGGTACGCCGGAGCTGATGTCCCGCTTCACCAACGACATGGGGCAGCTCTCATACGGCCTGCAAATCATCGGCGGGCGGGTCGTCCGCGAACCGCTCAAAGCGATGGCCTGCATCGTCGGGGCGATGTGCGTCAGTTGGCGATTAACGCTGCTGTCCATGATCGTCGCTCCGCTCGCCGGATTCATCCTCTACAGCATCGGCAAACGCCTCAAGAAGGCGAGCCACCGCGTCATGGAAAGCATGTCGCAAATCTACAAGACGCTCGAAGAAACCTTCGACTCGATGAAGGTCGTGATCGCCTTCAACGGTGCCCCATCGCATCGGCGGCGGTTTCACCATCAAAACAAATCGTATTATCGCAAGGCTCTGAAGATTGTTTCGATCGAGGCGATGACCAGCCCCACGACCGAAGCACTCGGTTTTCTAGCCGCCTTCGGGGCACTCCTGCCGGGAGCTTACCTGGTGCTCCGCGGCGTCGATTCCATCTGGGGAATTAAGCTCGCCTCGAACCGACTCGATATTGCCGAGCTATCGCTGCTGTATGGTTTTCTGGCCGGCACACTCGATCCACTTCGAAAACTGTCGTCGATCTACAACAAACTAAAACGCTCGACCGCAGCCGCCGATCGCATCTTCGGCCTGATGGATAGCGATTCGCTGCTGCATGAGCCGACGGAACCGAAGCGGCTTCCGCGACTCGCTCGACAAATCGAATTTAAAGAAGTCGAGTTTCACTACGCCGTCGATAGCGAAACTGTCCCGCCAAGCCATCGTCGACCTGTGCTTGACGGTATTGATCTGACGGTGAAAGCCGGCGAAGTCGTCGCGGTCGTTGGCGGCAACGGTTCCGGGAAGTCGACGCTGTTGAATCTCTTACCGCGATTCTTCGATCCAACGCACGGAAATGTTTCGATCGACGGCATCGACCTGCGTGATGTCCGGCTGCGGGAGCTCCGTGATCAGATCGCGATGGTCACCCAGGAGACGCACCTATTCGACGCCACGATTGAGGAAAACATTCGCTACGGTCGCCCCGGCGCAACTGAGGCCGAAGTTCATGAAGCAGCGCGCCGCGCCCACGTGACCGATTTTCTGTCGAACTTAGCCGAAGGCATTAAGACCCCGGTTGGCGAAAAAGGCCGCAAACTCTCCGGCGGACAGCGTCAGCGGATCGCACTGGCTCGCGCCATTCTACGTGATCCGGCAATCCTGATTCTTGATGAAGCCACCAGCGCGGTTGATGCGAACAGCGAAAAATTAATTCAGGAAGCGATCGGCGATTTCGCCACGGGCCGAACGGTGTTTCTCATTACGCACTCAGTGTCGAAGACACTTCTGCAATTCGTTACGAAGGTCGCCGTCATGCAACACGGACGTTTAATCGGCTACGGTTCACACCATCAACTGCTCGAGACCTGCCCCGCCTATCGCAAGTCGATGAAGACGCAAGGCGAGGAACGCGCCGGAAACTTCGAAGACGCGGAAGCAACGGAAGCCCCGCACGCTGAGGCCTCGGCCTTCGACCCTGAAGAAATTGACAGTCCGATCGAAGAAACGCCGGTCAGCAGTGAGCCGCCACACTCGCCTCCGATGCCGAAAATCCTGAGCTTCGATGTCGCGCGTCGCGTAACCGGCACCGACTCGTAA
- a CDS encoding DNA gyrase/topoisomerase IV subunit A, with protein MASKNGRKSKSRTKPIPTGEIRYVNLSEETRRRYLNYALSVIGSRALPDVRDGLKPVQRRILFVMQNDLRLAAGTKPAKCARITGDVTGKYHPHGYEAVYEALVRMAQDFTLREPLVDGQGNFGSVLGLPQAAQRYTEARLSKIAEQLMEELKYQTVEMKPTYDADHHEPEVLPARFPNLLVNGSSGIAVGMATNIPPHNLGEVIRSSIHLIDNPDATIAQLMQKGIKGPDFPLGGRIVTDRKEIRLAYEEGRGTIKVRGEWEFDKEGRKEVRTRIVVNSVPYGVSTGPLVNDLSVIAEARKLPQLLTATDETDNRHGLRIVLSIKSPEDAEAVMAYVYKHTALEQNFSLNMTALVPDDEGTLVPERLGLDRLLRHFLDFRLEVVTKRFEYQLALLERRIHILEGFEIIFDGLDRALKIIRGSDGKEDACQKLMNAFDQLDREQTMAILELQLYRISKLEIDDIRGELDRKRSEADKIRKILESQKKLWGVIKQELNEVADSFGSRRRTGLGSEEEIEEYDPSAYIVRENTNVVLTRDGWVKRVGNLKSVETTRVREGDSVLAVCPASTVDNIVFFANDGGAYTLPVEQIPASSGYGEPLGKHIKLADGVSLVHAVTTDERFTFADYPIPDLPTPGPHLFVTTAAGQVMRLSLNLFREPSTKSGRRYCRLATGDRVVFVAICDDVETVMLASKKARIVHFRMNDVPVLSAAGKGVRGLNLEGKDELLGATLFRRPGDTLKVINVNDKPLSFGQQKYNVTSRGGKGIKTSTRTGFKAIVNEPIELVDWSEWD; from the coding sequence ATGGCCTCGAAGAACGGACGCAAAAGCAAATCGCGCACGAAGCCCATTCCCACCGGCGAAATTCGCTATGTGAATCTCAGTGAGGAAACCCGTCGGCGGTACCTGAATTACGCGCTCAGCGTGATCGGTTCACGGGCGCTGCCTGATGTGCGGGACGGCTTGAAGCCGGTGCAGCGACGCATTCTCTTCGTGATGCAAAACGACCTGCGACTCGCCGCGGGAACCAAACCCGCGAAATGCGCACGGATCACCGGGGATGTCACGGGGAAATACCACCCGCACGGCTATGAAGCGGTGTACGAAGCCCTGGTTCGGATGGCACAGGACTTCACGCTCCGCGAACCGCTGGTCGACGGCCAGGGGAACTTCGGCTCGGTGCTGGGGCTGCCTCAAGCGGCCCAGCGATATACCGAGGCTCGTCTGAGCAAGATCGCCGAACAACTCATGGAAGAGTTGAAGTATCAGACCGTCGAGATGAAGCCGACGTACGATGCGGATCATCACGAACCGGAAGTCCTGCCCGCCCGGTTCCCGAATCTACTCGTCAACGGGTCGAGCGGTATTGCCGTGGGAATGGCGACGAATATTCCGCCCCACAATCTGGGTGAGGTGATTCGCTCATCAATCCACCTGATCGACAATCCCGACGCCACCATTGCCCAATTAATGCAAAAGGGAATCAAAGGCCCTGACTTCCCGCTCGGCGGGCGGATCGTCACCGACCGCAAGGAAATTCGACTGGCTTACGAGGAAGGTCGCGGCACGATCAAAGTCCGCGGCGAATGGGAATTCGATAAGGAAGGCCGCAAAGAAGTTCGCACGCGAATTGTCGTCAACAGCGTTCCATACGGCGTCAGTACCGGCCCTCTCGTTAATGATCTCAGTGTAATCGCCGAGGCGCGGAAGCTCCCGCAGCTACTCACAGCCACCGATGAAACCGACAACCGCCACGGGCTGCGGATCGTCCTTTCAATTAAATCACCCGAAGACGCCGAAGCGGTGATGGCATACGTTTATAAACACACCGCCCTCGAACAGAACTTTTCGCTCAACATGACCGCCCTCGTCCCCGACGATGAGGGAACGCTCGTACCGGAACGGCTCGGCCTCGACAGATTGTTGCGTCACTTCCTCGACTTCCGGCTCGAAGTCGTGACCAAGCGGTTCGAGTATCAGCTCGCCCTCCTGGAGCGGCGGATTCACATCCTCGAAGGCTTCGAAATCATCTTCGACGGACTCGATCGCGCGCTAAAGATTATCCGCGGCAGCGATGGCAAGGAGGACGCCTGCCAGAAATTGATGAACGCGTTCGATCAGCTTGACCGCGAACAGACGATGGCCATCCTGGAGCTGCAACTGTATCGCATTTCAAAGTTGGAAATTGACGACATCCGCGGCGAGCTCGACCGAAAACGCTCTGAGGCCGACAAGATTCGGAAGATCCTCGAGTCGCAAAAGAAGCTGTGGGGCGTCATCAAACAAGAATTAAATGAAGTGGCCGATAGCTTCGGTTCCCGTCGGCGGACCGGACTGGGCTCCGAAGAGGAAATCGAGGAATACGACCCCAGTGCCTATATCGTGCGGGAGAACACGAACGTGGTGCTGACCCGTGACGGTTGGGTGAAACGCGTCGGCAATTTAAAGAGCGTCGAGACCACCCGCGTTCGTGAGGGAGACTCCGTCTTGGCCGTCTGCCCGGCCAGCACGGTCGACAATATCGTCTTCTTCGCAAACGACGGCGGCGCTTACACGCTGCCGGTCGAGCAGATTCCCGCCAGCAGCGGATATGGCGAACCGCTCGGCAAGCACATCAAACTCGCCGACGGGGTCTCACTGGTTCACGCCGTCACGACCGATGAACGATTCACCTTTGCCGACTATCCAATCCCCGACCTGCCGACGCCCGGTCCGCACCTGTTCGTTACGACCGCAGCCGGCCAGGTCATGCGATTGTCGCTGAACCTGTTTCGAGAGCCGAGCACGAAGTCGGGCCGCCGGTACTGCCGCCTCGCTACGGGAGATCGCGTCGTCTTCGTTGCGATTTGCGATGACGTCGAAACGGTCATGCTCGCCTCAAAGAAGGCCCGCATCGTTCACTTCCGGATGAACGACGTCCCCGTCCTCAGTGCCGCGGGCAAAGGGGTGCGGGGGCTGAACCTGGAAGGCAAAGACGAACTCCTCGGCGCCACGCTATTCCGCCGACCGGGCGATACGCTGAAGGTCATCAACGTCAACGACAAACCGCTCTCCTTCGGCCAGCAAAAATACAACGTCACCAGCCGCGGCGGCAAAGGCATCAAGACCAGCACGCGAACCGGCTTCAAAGCAATCGTGAACGAGCCGATCGAACTGGTGGACTGGTCGGAGTGGGATTAG
- a CDS encoding PA0069 family radical SAM protein, with product MPKPTQTDIKASGDTLHGRGSSISPPNRFDKVIAVPDFEHDAIAEEDGRNRPETRFLADTSRSVVSENDSPDIPFRYSLNPYRGCEHGCSYCYARTSHEYLGHNAGIDFETLIYVKQKAPQLFRLWLARPKYEPAVVAFSGVTDCYQPAERHFQLTRQCLEVAAVAGQPISIVTKNALVLRDIDILRKLATRRLVHVTLSVTSLDPELARSMEPRTSTPKARLRAIEQLSAAGIPVRVSVAPVIPGLNDSELPAILMASSEAGAIHASLTMLRLPGSVLPVFRDWLARHRPNQTSKVEARIRDMRGGRWNESRFGDRLRGLGLRAEQIQATFQLFSKRYGLTNTMPAYDLSVFRPPVVPGGQKTLF from the coding sequence ATGCCAAAGCCGACTCAGACAGACATAAAGGCAAGCGGCGACACTCTGCACGGTCGCGGTTCATCGATCTCGCCACCGAATCGATTCGACAAAGTGATCGCCGTGCCCGATTTTGAACACGATGCAATTGCTGAGGAAGATGGCAGGAACCGACCGGAAACGCGTTTTCTAGCTGATACCTCACGGAGTGTGGTGAGCGAAAACGACAGTCCCGATATCCCGTTTCGCTACAGTCTCAATCCCTACCGCGGCTGCGAGCACGGGTGTTCCTACTGCTATGCGAGAACCTCGCACGAGTATCTCGGTCACAACGCGGGAATCGATTTCGAGACCTTAATTTACGTCAAGCAGAAGGCGCCGCAATTATTTCGACTGTGGCTCGCACGGCCAAAATACGAACCTGCCGTGGTTGCGTTTTCCGGCGTCACCGATTGCTATCAACCGGCCGAACGTCACTTTCAACTGACGCGTCAATGCCTGGAGGTCGCTGCCGTAGCAGGGCAACCGATTTCGATCGTGACGAAGAATGCCCTCGTCCTGCGGGATATCGATATCTTGAGAAAGCTGGCGACACGTCGGCTCGTTCATGTCACGTTGAGCGTGACCTCGCTCGATCCGGAACTGGCCCGCAGCATGGAGCCTCGAACGAGCACGCCGAAGGCTCGGCTCCGAGCAATCGAGCAACTTTCGGCAGCCGGCATTCCGGTCCGGGTTTCTGTAGCGCCGGTCATCCCCGGATTAAACGACTCGGAGTTGCCGGCCATTCTTATGGCCTCGTCCGAAGCGGGCGCGATTCACGCATCGCTGACGATGCTCCGCCTGCCGGGATCCGTCCTGCCGGTTTTTCGCGACTGGCTCGCTCGGCACCGTCCGAACCAAACATCGAAAGTCGAAGCACGGATCAGGGATATGCGTGGCGGGCGTTGGAATGAGTCGCGGTTCGGCGATCGGCTGCGAGGACTCGGATTAAGAGCCGAGCAGATTCAGGCGACGTTCCAATTGTTTTCCAAGCGATATGGCCTGACCAACACAATGCCCGCATACGATCTCAGCGTCTTCCGCCCGCCGGTTGTCCCCGGCGGGCAAAAGACGCTGTTCTGA
- a CDS encoding Uma2 family endonuclease produces the protein MPTLSAPPAPWTAADLLERFGPIPLYRIVTDPPPGEATEEDAKRFTDGAGDPCELVDGNLIRKCDMGWEESYLEMEIGRLLSNFVRENQLGIVLSPKGAYRLFAGRIRMPDASFIAWDKFPDRKPPIGRRVFALDVPPDLAVEVISPGNTNAEMDEKLVEYFGYGVRLVWYFYPAEKRVRAFTAIEVFKDYREGEELTGGDVLPGFSLSVKQFFEDPFPPDEHSAP, from the coding sequence GTGCCGACACTCTCTGCCCCGCCTGCGCCGTGGACTGCCGCCGACCTGCTCGAACGGTTCGGCCCGATCCCGCTCTATCGTATCGTCACCGACCCACCCCCCGGAGAAGCCACCGAGGAGGATGCAAAACGTTTCACTGACGGAGCTGGCGACCCTTGCGAACTTGTCGATGGTAACCTAATCAGAAAGTGCGACATGGGCTGGGAAGAGTCGTATTTGGAGATGGAAATCGGAAGGCTGTTGTCAAATTTTGTCCGTGAAAATCAGCTTGGCATTGTTCTCAGTCCGAAGGGGGCATATCGGCTCTTTGCCGGTCGTATACGGATGCCGGATGCATCCTTTATTGCATGGGATAAATTTCCGGATCGGAAGCCGCCGATCGGCCGACGTGTTTTCGCGCTCGATGTTCCGCCTGATTTGGCTGTCGAAGTGATCAGTCCGGGAAACACAAACGCCGAAATGGACGAAAAACTCGTCGAATACTTCGGCTACGGTGTCAGGCTCGTTTGGTATTTCTACCCGGCAGAGAAACGGGTTCGGGCATTTACAGCGATTGAGGTTTTCAAGGACTACCGAGAAGGCGAAGAACTGACGGGCGGAGACGTTCTTCCCGGTTTCTCACTATCGGTAAAGCAGTTCTTTGAAGACCCGTTTCCGCCGGATGAACACAGCGCGCCGTGA
- a CDS encoding sulfatase family protein: MFQHLLCAVAILCLSTQILVAADDVPHIVLVMADDQGWGETSYYDHPVLKTPQLDAMAASGLRFDRFYAGAPVCSPTRATVLTGRTNDRTGVLSHGYALRTQEKTLAQALKAAGYATGHFGKWHLDGFRGPGVPILKDDPRSPGVFGFDTWLSVTNFFDRDPVMSREGKFEQFRGDSSEIIVAEALKFIQQKVESGRPTFSVIWYGSPHAPFLATEEDREGFDDLNSNSQHHYGEIVAIDRSVGTLRQGLRDLGIATNTLLWYCSDNGGLENGHGWNGKSSVIRPDTVGGLRDNKGSVYEGGLRVPCIVEWPAVIDEERTTDIAAATQDIFPTIADIVGLPSSAMLNPIDGVSLAPLFRGEPMQRSKPIGFRFGGRGAWVDGDWKLVATRIAKNRFELYHLADDPTESNNLIDINRVKAEELKNSFLAWNASVEKSFAGADYPAGKLAPADLKPRGWVNAKEYKPYLEDWQNRPEYAGRIKRELRRKSE; this comes from the coding sequence GTGTTTCAGCATCTTCTATGCGCCGTCGCAATTTTATGTCTCAGTACTCAGATACTGGTCGCAGCCGATGACGTGCCGCATATCGTGCTCGTGATGGCCGATGATCAGGGATGGGGCGAGACTTCTTATTATGATCACCCGGTGCTCAAGACGCCCCAATTGGATGCCATGGCGGCAAGCGGGCTGCGCTTCGACCGATTCTATGCGGGAGCCCCGGTCTGTTCGCCGACCAGGGCAACGGTATTGACCGGTCGCACGAACGATCGCACCGGCGTGCTCAGTCACGGTTATGCTCTGCGAACTCAGGAAAAAACGCTGGCCCAAGCACTTAAGGCGGCCGGTTACGCGACAGGGCATTTCGGCAAATGGCATCTCGACGGTTTTCGTGGTCCGGGCGTGCCCATTCTTAAAGATGATCCCCGCAGTCCCGGTGTATTCGGTTTCGACACGTGGCTTTCCGTGACGAACTTCTTCGATCGCGATCCGGTCATGAGCCGGGAAGGGAAGTTTGAACAATTCCGCGGCGACTCATCCGAAATCATCGTCGCCGAAGCACTGAAATTTATTCAGCAGAAGGTGGAGTCCGGCCGACCGACATTTTCCGTCATCTGGTACGGTTCGCCGCACGCTCCATTTCTGGCCACCGAAGAAGACCGCGAAGGATTCGACGATCTTAATTCTAATTCGCAACATCACTACGGTGAGATTGTCGCGATCGACCGCAGCGTCGGCACCCTCCGGCAGGGGCTGCGGGACCTCGGCATCGCCACAAATACACTGCTGTGGTATTGCAGCGATAATGGTGGCTTGGAAAACGGCCACGGTTGGAATGGCAAGAGTTCGGTGATCCGCCCCGATACGGTTGGCGGTCTGCGAGACAATAAAGGCAGCGTCTACGAGGGCGGTCTCCGCGTCCCGTGCATCGTTGAGTGGCCCGCCGTCATCGATGAGGAACGCACCACCGACATCGCCGCAGCCACGCAGGACATCTTCCCGACAATCGCCGATATTGTCGGCTTGCCGTCGTCGGCGATGCTTAACCCGATCGACGGCGTCAGCCTGGCTCCGCTGTTTCGCGGGGAGCCGATGCAACGGTCGAAGCCGATCGGTTTTCGTTTCGGCGGACGCGGCGCCTGGGTCGATGGTGACTGGAAACTGGTCGCCACTCGAATCGCTAAGAACCGCTTCGAGTTGTATCACCTGGCTGACGATCCGACCGAGTCGAATAATTTAATCGACATCAATCGCGTTAAGGCAGAAGAATTAAAAAATTCGTTTCTCGCCTGGAACGCCTCCGTCGAAAAAAGCTTCGCGGGAGCCGACTATCCGGCAGGCAAGTTAGCCCCGGCAGACCTAAAGCCCCGCGGCTGGGTCAATGCGAAGGAATACAAACCGTATCTCGAAGACTGGCAAAATCGTCCGGAATACGCCGGTCGAATCAAGCGGGAACTGCGGAGAAAATCGGAGTGA